One part of the Eucalyptus grandis isolate ANBG69807.140 chromosome 10, ASM1654582v1, whole genome shotgun sequence genome encodes these proteins:
- the LOC104421236 gene encoding uncharacterized protein LOC104421236 — translation MAIAGLHNVSVLDSSFLRDSQSSGARGRADHGMSGTRASSTLQMWRELEDEHAVSRQERIGEGLIHETSDVSTNDLSSLNSFEEGESDVVENGNESGTWSDSQAVSQNETLENNNLSQEHSSDLGETERERVRKIFREWMNSGVRECASDISQIADHPRAQWLGETEQERVRIIREWVQTNSQRGPCGDSREQAAEIGAQIERVRDGLLVNGNEVRADNNRRGIRRVCGRQVLLDMLKKSERERQREIQGLLQQQPVSQFAHRNRIQSLLRGRFLRNERTVNEGTSSLAASELGLLRKRQTVSGLREGFLSRLDNSVSGEVSTDFDSSSSSEINDNQQGHGGQNNLPVVMDDNLEGTRPSNAERNIYELSHGRDNLGSINQEVGSVDVAEERQVEVLANESHNKQQPVAAQLTDVGGSQADSSHERGDRSPNEIGQIDVPEHASSHLIRGVESAIGDGAGSTANTEEMPEAGLVSELRNSQMSIVAGSIDMVDGEVNVRTDEPSRDLQIESGEPTHSDQVSEALYRHFETVREGNSVHTLLEQTSSFDENAAENVRWRVSAIQVQDWQESRSESEGSDLHEAGAQSNGQIGSAGEVSDESPSETTVNEWSQDRYANEDMEGSPRMEYEVENGINSVQEDGQSWSEGHSEQEDVSNGRVGTFYLPDDDNVYSTELRELLSRRSVSNLLHSRFRESLDQLIQSYVERQGQASADWELHGTSPTPATAEEELEQMSGENDAQMDAVENPSFSLPPFPPPSIQSRWDEDLHHDGWPQHDIHQHMGVEWDIINDLRVDMARLQQRMNNMQRMLEACMDMQLELQRSIKQEVSAALNRPAGSQGACVGGGLMDDESRWDSVRKGSCCICHDNNIDSLLYRCGHMCTCSKCANDLVQSQGKCPMCWAPIVEVIRAYFIS, via the exons ATGGCCATTGCGGGTCTGCACAATGTTTCGGTGCTTGATTCTTCTTTCCTCAGAGATTCTCAATCTTCAGGAGCCAGAGGACGGGCTGACCATGGGATGTCAGGCACTCGGGCGTCCTCCACACTGCAGATGTGGCGGGAGCTCGAGGATGAACATGCAGTGAGTCGTCAAGAGAGAATCGGTGAAGGATTGATCCATGAAACAAGTGATGTTTCAACTAATGATCTCTCAAGTCTCAACAGTTTTGAAGAAGGTGAGAGTGATGTGGTTGAGAATGGGAACGAGTCTGGAACATGGTCTGACAGTCAAGCCGTGTCACAAAATGAGACCTTGGAAAACAACAATCTCAGCCAGGAGCATTCTTCTGATTTAggagaaaccgagagagaaagagtgaggaaaatatttcgtGAATGGATGAACAGTGGTGTTAGAGAGTGTGCATCCGACATTTCTCAAATTGCTGATCATCCAAGGGCACAATGGCTTGGGGAAACTGAGCAGGAGAGGGTTAGAATAATAAGGGAGTGGGTACAGACAAATAGTCAGAGAGGTCCTTGTGGTGACAGCAGAGAACAGGCCGCTGAAATTGGTGCTCAAATTGAACGGGTGCGTGATGGCTTGCTTGTGAATGGAAATGAAGTCCGAGCTGACAATAACAGACGAGGCATTCGCAGAGTATGTGGTAGACAGGTTCTACTCGACATGTTGAAGAAATCAGAGAGAGAAAGGCAAAGAGAGATCCAGGGGTTATTGCAGCAGCAGCCGGTTTCACAGTTTGCTCATCGCAACCGCATTCAG TCATTGCTTAGGGGTAGATTTTTGCGAAATGAGAGGACAGTGAATGAAGGAACCAGTTCCTTGGCAGCTAGCGAACTGGGATTATTAAGGAAAAGACAGACAGTTTCTGGTCTCAG GGAAGGATTTCTTTCCAGATTGGACAACTCTGTCAGTGGTGAAGTGAGCACTGACTTTGATAGCTCTTCTAGCAGTGAAATCAATGATAATCAGCAAGGACATGGTGGCCAAAATAATTTGCCCGTGGTCATGGATGATAATCTTGAAGGAACTCGGCCTTCTAATGCTGAAAGAAATATCTATGAGTTGTCACATGGTAGAGATAATTTAGGATCCATTAATCAAGAAGTTGGATCTGTGGATGTTGCTGAAGAAAGGCAGGTTGAAGTGCTAGCAAATGAGTCACACAACAAGCAACAGCCAGTTGCTGCTCAGTTGACGGATGTGGGTGGAAGTCAGGCAGACAGTTCACATGAAAGGGGTGATCGGTCACCCAATGAAATTGGGCAAATTGATGTCCCAGAGCATGCTTCTTCACATCTGATACGTGGAGTAGAGAGTGCCATTGGCGATGGGGCAGGATCCACTGCTAACACTGAAGAAATGCCAGAGGCAGGGCTTGTAAGTGAGTTGAGGAATAGTCAAATGTCAATTGTTGCTGGATCGATTGATATGGTTGATGGGGAGGTCAATGTACGTACTGATGAGCCATCTAGAGATTtgcagattgaatctggagaaCCTACTCATTCGGATCAAGTAAGCGAAGCACTCTATCGTCATTTTGAGACAGTACGAGAGGGAAACTCTGTCCATACTCTATTGGAACAGACAAgttcttttgatgaaaatgctgCTGAAAATGTAAGATGGCGAGTTTCAGCCATCCAAGTTCAAGATTGGCAAGAAAGCCGCTCGGAAAGTGAAGGGAGTGATCTCCATGAAGCAGGTGCCCAATCTAATGGACAAATTGGCAGTGCTGGTGAGGTTTCTGATGAATCTCCCTCAGAAACCACTGTTAATGAATGGTCGCAGGACCGATATGCAAATGAAGACATGGAAGGTAGCCCTCGAATGGAGTATGAGGTTGAAAATGGGATCAATAGTGTCCAAGAGGATGGGCAGAGTTGGTCTGAAGGTCATTCTGAACAGGAAGATGTTTCCAATGGAAGAGTTGGCACATTTTATTTACCAGATGATGATAATGTGTATAGCACGGAACTCAGGGAACTTCTGAGTAG GAGGAGTGTTTCTAATCTTCTTCACAGTAGATTTCGCGAGAGTCTTGACCAACTGATACAATCATATGTAGAAAGGCAAGGTCAAGCTTCTGCAGATTGGGAGTTGCATGGTACATCTCCTACTCCTGCAACTGCAGAGGAGGAGTTGGAGCAGATGAGTGGAGAAAATGATGCTCAGATGGATGCTGTTGAGAACCCCTCATTTTCTCTACCACCATTTCCACCCCCTTCAATTCAGTCACGCTGGGACGAGGACTTGCACCATGATGGTTGGCCACAGCATGACATTCATCAACACATGGGAGTT GAATGGGACATCATTAATGATTTGAGGGTGGATATGGCTCGGCTTCAGCAGCGGATGAATAATATGCAAAGGATGCTTGAGGCTTGCATGGACATGCAACTTGAGTTGCAGCGTTCAATTAAGCAAGAAGTGTCCGCGGCACTAAATCGCCCAGCGGGCTCACAAG GTGCATGTGTAGGTGGCGGTCTGATGGATGACGAATCTAGGTGGGATTCTGTGAGAAAAGGGAGTTGCTGTATATGTCACGACAACAACATTGATTCTTTATTGTACAG ATGTGGTCACATGTGCACGTGTTCCAAATGTGCGAATGACTTAGTTCAGAGTCAAGGGAAGTGCCCAATGTGCTGGGCACCCATTGTTGAGGTTATACgtgcttattttatttcataG
- the LOC108955775 gene encoding RING-H2 finger protein ATL57, whose translation PTPFDSSVGLTVLVLLTALFFMGFFSLYIRRFAEGADAAAASRRARRPLRRGGPRGPSPPHAPPGGRPPCSAARKGLDPAVIRSLPAFAYGGGGAKYQAECAVCLSDFEEEEVVKAIPRCSHVFHADCIDRWLCAHVSCPVCRDARLMEAARTASELGGGSTAASGDTCLEIRGGGGGGGSGVRRSSSWSSTLAWEGRSLERTMSF comes from the coding sequence CCAACCCCCTTCGACTCCTCCGTCGGCCTCACCGTCCTCGTCCTCCTCACCGCCCTCTTCTTCATGGGCTTCTTCTCCCTCTACATCCGCCGCTTCGCCGAGGGCGCCGACGCCGCCGCAGCCTCCCGCCGGGCCCGCCGCCCCCTCCGCCGCGGCGGCCCCAGGGGGCCGAGCCCGCCGCACGCGCCGCCGGGGGGGCGCCCGCCGTGCTCGGCGGCGCGCAAGGGCCTCGACCCCGCCGTCATCCGGTCGCTGCCGGCGTTCGCCTACGGCGGGGGCGGCGCGAAGTACCAGGCGGAGTGCGCCGTGTGCCTGAGCGActtcgaggaggaggaggtggtgaaGGCCATCCCGCGGTGCTCGCACGTGTTCCACGCGGACTGCATCGACCGGTGGCTGTGCGCGCACGTGTCGTGCCCCGTCTGCAGGGACGCGCGGTTGATGGAGGCGGCTCGGACCGCGAGCGAGCTCGGGGGCGGATCGACGGCCGCGAGCGGCGACACGTGTCTGGAGATCcggggcggcggaggagggggAGGATCGGGTGTGAGGAGGAGCAGCAGTTGGTCGAGCACCTTAGCGTGGGAGGGGCGTTCCTTGGAGAGGACGATGAGTTTCTGA
- the LOC104423383 gene encoding histone H2B.5-like, whose amino-acid sequence MAPKRKAKVVKTTKKVVQETVEVTLVEKDQKLAAEAENGVETPQQESEKEVVKTTVTVEDKLAEEAEQETVEIPVQQPPQKETATEAPPTPSQPEAKDKTQRQKTTQEGKKDRREQEDVEAKNQPKRAREVDEKARGGRRRRRRRVGEGGGEEQYKRYVFRVLKQVHPGLGISSAAMEVLNGYMNDMFERLAAEAARLSSYAGIKTLSSRDIQGAVRLVLPGELGRHAIAEGAKAVTNYMEHDGGGGGGAKSKP is encoded by the coding sequence ATGGCTCCGAAGCGTAAGGCCAAGGTCGTCAAGACAACGAAGAAGGTGGTCCAAGAAACTGTCGAGGTCACTCTCGTCGAGAAGGATCAGAAATTGGCTGCCGAAGCTGAAAATGGCGTCGAAACACCGCAGCAAGAATCGGAGAAAGAGGTCGTGAAGACCACCGTAACGGTGGAAGACAAGTTGGCGGAAGAAGCCGAACAAGAGACAGTCGAAATCCCCGTGCAGCAGCCACCACAGAAAGAAACCGCCACTGAAGCACCTCCAACGCCTAGCCAACCGGAGGCAAAAGACAAGACCCAACGCCAGAAAACAACGCAAGAAGGCAAGAAGGACCGCAGAGAGCAAGAAGACGTCGAGGCAAAGAACCAGCCAAAGAGAGCCAGAGAAGTGGACGAGAAGGCAAGGGGAGGGCgacggaggcggaggcggagagTCGGGGAAGGAGGTGGGGAGGAGCAGTACAAGAGGTACGTGTTCCGGGTGCTTAAGCAGGTGCATCCGGGGCTCGGGATATCGTCAGCCGCAATGGAAGTGCTCAATGGCTACATGAACGACATGTTTGAGAGGCTGGCCGCTGAGGCAGCGAGGCTGTCGAGCTACGCGGGGATCAAGACTCTGTCGTCGCGGGACATCCAGGGCGCAGTCCGGCTGGTGCTccccggcgagctcgggcggCATGCCATTGCGGAGGGGGCTAAGGCCGTGACAAATTACATGGAGCATgacggtggcggtggtggtggtgccaAGTCCAAGCCTTAG